The following are encoded in a window of Callithrix jacchus isolate 240 chromosome 9, calJac240_pri, whole genome shotgun sequence genomic DNA:
- the LOC100389201 gene encoding disintegrin and metalloproteinase domain-containing protein 1a-like isoform X1 encodes MSVTVSVRAFASFLSSLLKLHVVLYEARRVLQTWAAQMKSVRLRLVPGLSCVRLGTMLLLGIIFLSSTYCDMVSVYYSSYEIVIPKRLMVRGSEDPVEKASYLLFMEGQKHLIHLKVKRSHFVNNFPVYSYHNGILGQESPFTSHDCHYEGYIEGMSGSFVSVNTCAGLRGILIKEEKSYSIEPMESSRRFEHVLYTMAHQARVSCGVAPTDSHVVSTSWQQGSKKPYDRQVLSYLWSHPKYVEMFVVVNNQRFQMWGSNVNETVQRVVDVIALANSFTRGINTEVVLAGMEIWTERELIEVAVDLQVTLRNFNRWRQEMLFRRAKHDVAHMIVGHHPGQNTGQAFLSGACSSGFAAAVESFHHEDVLLFAALMVHELGHNLGIQHDHSACFCKDKHFCLMHENITKESGFSNCSSDYFYQFLREHKGACLFNKPWPRARKRRDSTCGNGMVEDTEQCDCGSACDLDPCCDPTCTLKENAECSHGLCCQDCTFRRKGFLCRPTQDECDLPEYCDGSSAECPADSYKQDGTLCDRIHYCSAGQCKNPDKQCVNIYGYPARSAPEDCYISMNTRGDRFGNCGRPTEDQQKYVTCSSDNVFCGKLVCTGVESLPRLKAQHTIIQVPHDDDWCWSMDAHNITDIPDDGDVHIGTSCAPNKVCTDYSCVHHSVLLYDCRPEESCHGKGVCNNLRHCHCELGFAPPDCKNPGNGGSVDSGPAGKPSDESISTEENRNRSGGQSNPQRGYVTNDKNKSLRKLLYIAPMLLSALFVVLIILASMGARKEILERSEDYTEAIPEEVAPEQKVGKGQEEEEAKNELSNKANSGYTGNA; translated from the exons ATGTCAGTGACAGTCTCAGTGAGAGCCTTTGCCTCCTTCCTGTCTTCTCTGCTGAAACTCCACGTGGTTTTGTATGAGGCTAGGAGGGTGCTTCAGACCTGGGCTGCCCAGATGAAGAGTGTGAGGCTGAGGCTAGTGCCAGGTCTTTCATGTGTCAGGTTGGGGACCATGTTGCTGTTGGGGATAATTTTTCTCTCAAGCACGTACTGTGACATGGTCTCGGTATATTACTCTTCCTATGAAATAGTCATCCCAAAGCGGCTAATGGTCAGGGGAAGTGAAGATCCAGTGGAAAAGGCATCCTATTTGCTATTTATGGAAGGCCAGAAGCACCTGATTCACCTGAAGGTAAAGAGAAGCCATTTTGTGAATAACTTTCCAGTCTACAGTTACCACAATGGCATCCTGGGGCAAGAATCACCTTTTACCTCCCATGACTGCCACTATGAAGGCTACATAGAGGGAATGTCAGGTTCTTTTGTTTCTGTCAACACCTGTGCAGGTCTCAGGGGCATCTTGATCAAGGAGGAAAAATCTTACAGCATTGAGCCCATGGAGTCTTCAAGACGGTTTGAACATGTGTTATATACCATGGCACATCAAGCACGAGTGTCCTGCGGTGTCGCTCCCACAGATAGCCATGTGGTGTCCACTAGCTGGCAACAAGGGAGCAAGAAGCCTTATGATCGACAGGTGCTGTCCTACTTGTGGTCACACCCCAAGTACGTGGAAATGTTTGTTGTGGTCAACAACCAGAGGTTCCAGATGTGGGGCAGTAACGTCAATGAGACGGTCCAGAGAGTAGTGGATGTCATTGCTCTGGCCAACAGCTTCACCAGGGGAATAAACACAGAGGTGGTGCTGGCTGGAATGGAGATCTGGACCGAGAGGGAACTAATAGAGGTCGCAGTGGACTTGCAAGTCACACTCAGGAATTTCAATcgctggagacaagagatgctctTCCGTCGTGCGAAGCATGACGTTGCCCACATGATCGTTGGGCATCATCCTGGACAGAATACGGGCCAGGCCTTTCTCAGTGGTGCCTGCTCAAGCGGTTTTGCGGCAGCTGTTGAATCCTTCCATCATGAAGATGTGCTGTTGTTTGCAGCCCTCATGGTCCATGAGCTCGGGCACAACCTGGGTATTCAGCACGACCACTCGGCCTGCTTTTGTAAAGATAAGCATTTTTGCCTCATGCATGAAAATATCACAAAAGAAAGTGGCTTCAGCAACTGCAGCTCTGACTACTTCTACCAGTTCCTTCGAGAACACAAAGGGGCCTGCCTATTTAACAAGCCATGGCCCAGGGCCCGCAAGCGTAGGGATTCCACCTGTGGAAATGGCATGGTGGAGGACACGGAGCAGTGTGACTGTGGTTCTGCCTGTGACCTCGACCCATGCTGTGATCCCACATGCACTCTGAAGGAGAATGCTGAGTGCAGCCATGGCCTCTGCTGCCAGGACTGCACTTTCAGAAGGAAGGGGTTTTTATGTCGTCCTACTCAGGATGAGTGTGACCTCCCAGAATATTGTGACGGGAGCTCTGCAGAATGCCCTGCAGACAGCTACAAGCAAGATGGCACGCTGTGTGATAGAATTCACTATTGCTCTGCGGGTCAGTGTAAGAACCCCGATAAGCAATGTGTGAATATATACGGGTACCCTGCAAGATCTGCCCCAGAAGACTGTTACATTTCAATGAATACCAGAGGAGACCGGTTTGGAAACTGTGGACGTCCCACTGAGGATCAGCAAAAGTATGTTACATGTTCAAGTGATAATGTATTTTGTGGGAAACTCGTATGTACAGGTGTTGAATCCTTACCACGACTCAAAGCTCAACATACAATCATCCAGGTCCCTCATGACGATGACTGGTGCTGGAGCATGGATGCCCATAACATTACTGATATCCCTGATGATGGAGATGTGCACATCGGCACTTCTTGTGCCCCAAACAAAGTCTGCACGGATTACTCCTGCGTCCATCACTCTGTACTCCTGTATGACTGCAGACCAGAGGAATCGTGTCATGGGAAAGGAGTTTGCAACAATTTAAGGCACTGCCATTGTGAGCTTGGTTTTGCTCCTCCTGACTGTAAAAATCCAGGCAACGGAGGTAGTGTGGACAGCGGCCCTGCTGGTAAGCCAAGTGATGAAAGTATAAGtacagaagaaaatagaaatcgtAGTGGTGGTCAGAGTAATCCCCAAAGAGGTTACGTGactaatgacaaaaataaaagcctAAGGAAGTTACTGTACATAGCCCCCATGTTGCTTTCAGCATTATTTGTAGTTCTAATTATTCTTGCCAGTATGGGAGCTAGAAAGGAGATATTAGAGCGTTCAGAAGATTACACAGAAGCAATTCCAGAAGAGGTTGCACCAGAGcagaaagtaggcaaaggacaggAAGAAGAAGAGGCGAAAAATGAGTTGTCCAATAAAGCTAACAGTGGATACACTGG GAATGCCTGA
- the LOC100389201 gene encoding disintegrin and metalloproteinase domain-containing protein 1a-like isoform X2 — protein sequence MSVTVSVRAFASFLSSLLKLHVVLYEARRVLQTWAAQMKSVRLRLVPGLSCVRLGTMLLLGIIFLSSTYCDMVSVYYSSYEIVIPKRLMVRGSEDPVEKASYLLFMEGQKHLIHLKVKRSHFVNNFPVYSYHNGILGQESPFTSHDCHYEGYIEGMSGSFVSVNTCAGLRGILIKEEKSYSIEPMESSRRFEHVLYTMAHQARVSCGVAPTDSHVVSTSWQQGSKKPYDRQVLSYLWSHPKYVEMFVVVNNQRFQMWGSNVNETVQRVVDVIALANSFTRGINTEVVLAGMEIWTERELIEVAVDLQVTLRNFNRWRQEMLFRRAKHDVAHMIVGHHPGQNTGQAFLSGACSSGFAAAVESFHHEDVLLFAALMVHELGHNLGIQHDHSACFCKDKHFCLMHENITKESGFSNCSSDYFYQFLREHKGACLFNKPWPRARKRRDSTCGNGMVEDTEQCDCGSACDLDPCCDPTCTLKENAECSHGLCCQDCTFRRKGFLCRPTQDECDLPEYCDGSSAECPADSYKQDGTLCDRIHYCSAGQCKNPDKQCVNIYGYPARSAPEDCYISMNTRGDRFGNCGRPTEDQQKYVTCSSDNVFCGKLVCTGVESLPRLKAQHTIIQVPHDDDWCWSMDAHNITDIPDDGDVHIGTSCAPNKVCTDYSCVHHSVLLYDCRPEESCHGKGVCNNLRHCHCELGFAPPDCKNPGNGGSVDSGPAGMPDGMSS from the exons ATGTCAGTGACAGTCTCAGTGAGAGCCTTTGCCTCCTTCCTGTCTTCTCTGCTGAAACTCCACGTGGTTTTGTATGAGGCTAGGAGGGTGCTTCAGACCTGGGCTGCCCAGATGAAGAGTGTGAGGCTGAGGCTAGTGCCAGGTCTTTCATGTGTCAGGTTGGGGACCATGTTGCTGTTGGGGATAATTTTTCTCTCAAGCACGTACTGTGACATGGTCTCGGTATATTACTCTTCCTATGAAATAGTCATCCCAAAGCGGCTAATGGTCAGGGGAAGTGAAGATCCAGTGGAAAAGGCATCCTATTTGCTATTTATGGAAGGCCAGAAGCACCTGATTCACCTGAAGGTAAAGAGAAGCCATTTTGTGAATAACTTTCCAGTCTACAGTTACCACAATGGCATCCTGGGGCAAGAATCACCTTTTACCTCCCATGACTGCCACTATGAAGGCTACATAGAGGGAATGTCAGGTTCTTTTGTTTCTGTCAACACCTGTGCAGGTCTCAGGGGCATCTTGATCAAGGAGGAAAAATCTTACAGCATTGAGCCCATGGAGTCTTCAAGACGGTTTGAACATGTGTTATATACCATGGCACATCAAGCACGAGTGTCCTGCGGTGTCGCTCCCACAGATAGCCATGTGGTGTCCACTAGCTGGCAACAAGGGAGCAAGAAGCCTTATGATCGACAGGTGCTGTCCTACTTGTGGTCACACCCCAAGTACGTGGAAATGTTTGTTGTGGTCAACAACCAGAGGTTCCAGATGTGGGGCAGTAACGTCAATGAGACGGTCCAGAGAGTAGTGGATGTCATTGCTCTGGCCAACAGCTTCACCAGGGGAATAAACACAGAGGTGGTGCTGGCTGGAATGGAGATCTGGACCGAGAGGGAACTAATAGAGGTCGCAGTGGACTTGCAAGTCACACTCAGGAATTTCAATcgctggagacaagagatgctctTCCGTCGTGCGAAGCATGACGTTGCCCACATGATCGTTGGGCATCATCCTGGACAGAATACGGGCCAGGCCTTTCTCAGTGGTGCCTGCTCAAGCGGTTTTGCGGCAGCTGTTGAATCCTTCCATCATGAAGATGTGCTGTTGTTTGCAGCCCTCATGGTCCATGAGCTCGGGCACAACCTGGGTATTCAGCACGACCACTCGGCCTGCTTTTGTAAAGATAAGCATTTTTGCCTCATGCATGAAAATATCACAAAAGAAAGTGGCTTCAGCAACTGCAGCTCTGACTACTTCTACCAGTTCCTTCGAGAACACAAAGGGGCCTGCCTATTTAACAAGCCATGGCCCAGGGCCCGCAAGCGTAGGGATTCCACCTGTGGAAATGGCATGGTGGAGGACACGGAGCAGTGTGACTGTGGTTCTGCCTGTGACCTCGACCCATGCTGTGATCCCACATGCACTCTGAAGGAGAATGCTGAGTGCAGCCATGGCCTCTGCTGCCAGGACTGCACTTTCAGAAGGAAGGGGTTTTTATGTCGTCCTACTCAGGATGAGTGTGACCTCCCAGAATATTGTGACGGGAGCTCTGCAGAATGCCCTGCAGACAGCTACAAGCAAGATGGCACGCTGTGTGATAGAATTCACTATTGCTCTGCGGGTCAGTGTAAGAACCCCGATAAGCAATGTGTGAATATATACGGGTACCCTGCAAGATCTGCCCCAGAAGACTGTTACATTTCAATGAATACCAGAGGAGACCGGTTTGGAAACTGTGGACGTCCCACTGAGGATCAGCAAAAGTATGTTACATGTTCAAGTGATAATGTATTTTGTGGGAAACTCGTATGTACAGGTGTTGAATCCTTACCACGACTCAAAGCTCAACATACAATCATCCAGGTCCCTCATGACGATGACTGGTGCTGGAGCATGGATGCCCATAACATTACTGATATCCCTGATGATGGAGATGTGCACATCGGCACTTCTTGTGCCCCAAACAAAGTCTGCACGGATTACTCCTGCGTCCATCACTCTGTACTCCTGTATGACTGCAGACCAGAGGAATCGTGTCATGGGAAAGGAGTTTGCAACAATTTAAGGCACTGCCATTGTGAGCTTGGTTTTGCTCCTCCTGACTGTAAAAATCCAGGCAACGGAGGTAGTGTGGACAGCGGCCCTGCTG GAATGCCTGATGGAATGTCTTCCTAA